The following are encoded in a window of Gloeothece citriformis PCC 7424 genomic DNA:
- a CDS encoding non-ribosomal peptide synthetase, whose product MTLPLFSDSPINYSQQSPILPEEIFVFPVSFAQSRLWFLNRLEPDNPAYNIPYAIRLEGNLNLTALEQSFKEIIRRHEVLRTTFAIIDGETIQAIAPSLSLKLNVIDSKTSLEADQESEIEQLILAEAWQPFDLEKGPLLRVTLLCITPTTHILILTIHHIIADAWSLEIFIREIAILYEAFEKGKPSPLQELPIQYADFAVWQRQWLQGKVLETQLNYWTEKLPKVPPILSVPTDFPRSTGQTFVGARRSLELSQTLTQSLKALSCQEGTTLFMTMLAAFKVLLYRYTSQTDILVGTPIANRNRKEIEPLIGFFVNTLVIKSDLQGNPTFRQLLAAVRQVALEAYAHQDLPFEKLVEHLQPERSLSYSPLFQVMFVFQNASKKILHLPNLTLTPIEIKNETAKFDLTLSVQETEENLVCTLKYRSELFKSETIARMLDHWQILLEEAIANRDRGIAELPLLRGTQREQLLYNWNDTKVDYSENLCLHQWFEASVRRSPHAIATVFETQYLTYQDLNQRANQLAHYLQKLGIKPGSLVGICLDRCLEMPIAILAVLKAGGAYIPLDPTYPEQRLAFVLQDSQVSTLITTQKLLNILPQCQAQIVCLDTHRAKIEQQSQENPTSKGVLEDLAYVIYTSGSTGKPKGVMISHRAINNRLLWGQSEYPLTQSDRVLQQASFSFDFSVWEFFAPWLAGGQVILVPPGQHRDSSYLVKLIQEQKITVAHFVPSMLRAILEEPGIQGCQSLRYVFSGGESLAYDLQQCFFSRLSAELYNQYGPTEATVDATFWKCQRNDEPSLIPIGRPIANTQVYILDFNKQPVPIGVPGELWIGGVGLAQGYLNRPDLTAERFLVNPFCAGGQIYRTGDLARYRSDGAIEFLGRIDSQVKVRGFRIELEEIEAIIRQHPNVKETVVLAREDIPGRQRLVAYVVINEDKGLDKGDLVNLMGENLPDYMIPSDFVALSALPLTPSGKIDRLALPAPDSRETEEQKTFVCPRTPVEVRLAQIWAEVLQVEKVSIDDNFFALGGDSILCLQVVAKANQVGLQLRLKQIFEYQTIADLASFVGTAKMTIAPQQGVVTGPVELTPIQHRFFEQNFVQMHHWNQAVMLEPSQELNRQYLEEVVQGLLKHHDALRLRFIPSLSAWKAVNGGHELTTPVLVIDLSMLPTSEQIPAMEREAEKLQASLNLSTGPLVRVVLFELGGRAQRLLIIIHHLVVDGVSWRILLEDFQTAYMQLSQGKALELPPKTTSFQQWAEELTKYAQSAKVDSERDYWVKQFNDQTPCLFLDPVAADNTVAQSHNISVELNQEETHALLQVVPDAYQTQIQEVLLTALVQAFALVVGQRSLVIDLEGHGREDILEGVDLSRTVGWFTTIFPVKLTLGFEDDPGVAIKTIKEQLRTIPNRGIGYGILRYLKQDKAIVALPQARVKFNYLGQFDQVLSGSSLLRPAFESTGSARSLQSTRSHPLEINGAINRGQLRLTWTFSLNINQQKTIEKLAQCYLSQLRSLIAHCQSSEAGGYTPCDFPQMDFTQEELEQFLTEFE is encoded by the coding sequence ATGACTTTGCCATTGTTTTCTGATTCTCCTATCAACTATTCACAACAGTCGCCTATACTGCCCGAAGAAATTTTTGTTTTTCCAGTTTCTTTTGCTCAGTCTCGACTGTGGTTTCTTAATCGCTTAGAACCAGATAATCCAGCTTATAATATTCCCTATGCAATACGCTTAGAGGGAAATTTAAATTTAACGGCTCTAGAGCAAAGCTTTAAGGAAATTATCCGTCGTCATGAAGTTTTAAGAACGACTTTTGCCATTATCGACGGCGAAACTATTCAAGCGATCGCCCCAAGCTTAAGCTTAAAATTAAACGTGATTGACTCGAAAACCTCTCTTGAAGCCGATCAAGAGTCTGAAATCGAACAATTAATTCTAGCAGAAGCTTGGCAGCCCTTTGACTTGGAAAAAGGCCCTTTATTGCGGGTGACTCTGTTATGTATCACTCCAACGACTCATATTTTAATTTTAACGATACATCATATCATCGCGGATGCTTGGTCACTGGAAATATTCATTAGAGAAATAGCTATTCTTTACGAAGCCTTTGAGAAAGGAAAACCCTCTCCTTTACAAGAGCTTCCCATTCAATATGCTGATTTTGCCGTCTGGCAGAGACAATGGCTACAGGGAAAAGTTTTAGAAACCCAACTGAATTATTGGACAGAAAAACTCCCAAAAGTTCCGCCTATTTTATCTGTTCCTACTGATTTTCCGCGATCGACAGGGCAAACTTTTGTAGGTGCTAGGAGGAGTTTAGAACTTTCTCAAACGTTAACCCAATCCTTAAAAGCTCTCAGTTGTCAAGAAGGGACTACCCTTTTTATGACCATGCTGGCTGCTTTTAAAGTCTTACTTTATCGTTATACTTCCCAAACAGATATTTTAGTCGGGACTCCTATTGCCAACCGTAACCGTAAGGAGATAGAACCATTAATTGGTTTTTTTGTCAATACTTTAGTCATTAAAAGTGACCTGCAAGGAAATCCGACTTTTCGGCAATTGTTGGCGGCTGTGCGACAGGTTGCTTTAGAAGCCTATGCTCATCAAGATTTACCCTTTGAAAAGTTAGTCGAACATCTTCAACCTGAACGCAGTCTGAGCTATTCGCCTCTATTTCAGGTGATGTTTGTATTTCAAAATGCTTCTAAGAAAATTTTACACCTGCCAAACTTAACCTTAACTCCTATAGAGATTAAAAACGAAACGGCAAAATTTGATTTAACTTTATCAGTTCAAGAAACAGAAGAAAATCTTGTCTGTACTTTAAAATACAGATCTGAGCTTTTTAAGTCCGAAACGATCGCTCGAATGTTAGACCATTGGCAAATCCTTCTAGAAGAAGCGATCGCTAATCGGGATCGAGGCATCGCTGAATTACCTTTATTGAGAGGGACACAGCGAGAGCAACTCCTGTACAATTGGAACGATACAAAGGTTGACTATTCAGAAAATTTATGCCTTCATCAATGGTTTGAAGCGTCAGTCAGGCGATCGCCCCATGCTATCGCTACTGTTTTTGAAACACAATATTTAACCTATCAAGACCTCAATCAACGAGCTAATCAACTTGCCCATTATTTACAAAAATTAGGAATCAAACCAGGGTCTTTAGTCGGTATTTGTTTAGATCGTTGTTTAGAAATGCCGATCGCTATTTTGGCGGTTCTTAAAGCGGGAGGAGCTTATATTCCTTTAGATCCGACTTATCCAGAACAACGGCTTGCTTTTGTGTTGCAAGATTCCCAAGTTTCAACTCTAATTACAACTCAGAAACTGTTAAATATACTTCCCCAATGTCAAGCGCAAATCGTTTGTTTAGATACCCATCGGGCAAAGATTGAGCAACAAAGCCAAGAAAATCCGACTTCTAAAGGGGTTTTAGAAGATCTCGCTTATGTTATCTATACTTCCGGTTCTACAGGAAAGCCTAAAGGGGTGATGATTTCCCATCGTGCTATTAATAATCGTCTGCTGTGGGGACAATCGGAGTATCCTTTAACACAAAGCGATCGAGTTTTACAACAAGCTTCGTTTAGCTTTGATTTTTCTGTTTGGGAATTTTTTGCTCCTTGGTTAGCCGGAGGACAAGTGATTCTCGTTCCCCCTGGACAACATCGAGATAGTAGCTATTTAGTTAAATTAATTCAAGAGCAAAAAATAACTGTTGCTCATTTTGTTCCCTCGATGTTACGAGCTATTTTAGAAGAACCCGGAATACAAGGGTGTCAAAGTTTACGGTATGTTTTTTCGGGGGGAGAAAGTTTAGCTTATGATCTTCAACAATGCTTTTTTTCTCGTCTATCTGCCGAACTTTATAACCAATATGGGCCCACAGAAGCCACTGTTGATGCTACTTTTTGGAAATGTCAACGGAATGATGAGCCTTCCCTAATTCCTATTGGTCGTCCGATCGCTAATACTCAAGTTTATATTCTCGACTTTAACAAACAACCCGTTCCTATTGGTGTACCTGGAGAATTATGGATAGGAGGAGTAGGGTTAGCTCAAGGGTATTTAAATCGTCCAGATTTAACAGCAGAAAGATTTTTAGTCAATCCCTTTTGTGCTGGAGGACAGATTTATCGGACAGGGGATTTAGCCCGCTATCGCTCTGATGGGGCGATTGAATTTTTGGGACGAATTGACTCTCAAGTGAAGGTAAGAGGCTTTCGCATTGAATTAGAGGAAATTGAAGCCATAATCAGACAACACCCCAATGTCAAAGAAACAGTCGTTTTGGCTAGAGAAGACATTCCGGGTCGCCAGCGTTTGGTGGCTTATGTGGTTATTAATGAGGATAAGGGGCTAGATAAGGGGGATTTGGTAAATTTAATGGGGGAAAATTTACCAGATTATATGATTCCCTCAGATTTTGTTGCTTTGTCCGCTCTTCCTCTAACCCCTAGCGGAAAAATCGATCGTCTAGCTTTACCTGCTCCTGATAGTCGTGAAACTGAAGAGCAAAAAACCTTTGTTTGTCCCCGTACACCTGTTGAGGTGCGTTTAGCTCAAATTTGGGCTGAAGTTTTGCAAGTCGAAAAGGTGAGCATTGATGATAACTTTTTTGCTTTGGGGGGGGATTCTATTTTATGCCTTCAAGTTGTAGCAAAGGCGAATCAGGTTGGATTACAGTTAAGGCTGAAGCAAATTTTTGAATATCAGACGATTGCAGATTTAGCGAGCTTTGTGGGAACTGCCAAAATGACGATAGCTCCTCAACAGGGAGTGGTGACGGGACCGGTGGAACTGACCCCGATTCAACATCGATTTTTTGAGCAGAATTTTGTCCAGATGCACCACTGGAATCAGGCGGTTATGCTAGAACCTTCTCAAGAACTAAACAGGCAATATTTAGAGGAGGTGGTGCAGGGATTATTAAAACATCACGATGCTTTGCGTTTGCGTTTTATCCCTTCTCTATCAGCTTGGAAGGCGGTTAATGGTGGACATGAGTTAACAACTCCGGTTTTAGTGATTGATTTATCGATGCTTCCTACATCCGAACAAATACCCGCGATGGAGAGGGAGGCAGAAAAACTACAGGCGAGTCTAAATTTATCAACAGGGCCATTAGTGCGAGTGGTTCTCTTTGAGTTGGGAGGACGGGCACAACGTTTGTTAATTATCATTCATCATTTAGTTGTGGATGGAGTTTCTTGGCGAATTTTGCTCGAAGATTTTCAGACTGCTTATATGCAGCTTAGTCAAGGTAAGGCTCTTGAGTTACCCCCTAAAACAACTTCTTTTCAACAATGGGCAGAGGAATTAACAAAATATGCTCAGTCTGCTAAGGTTGATTCGGAACGAGATTATTGGGTCAAACAATTTAATGATCAAACTCCCTGCTTATTTTTAGACCCTGTCGCGGCGGATAATACGGTTGCTCAGTCTCATAATATATCGGTAGAGTTAAATCAAGAAGAGACTCATGCTTTGCTGCAAGTGGTGCCGGATGCTTATCAAACTCAAATTCAAGAGGTGTTGTTAACGGCTTTAGTGCAAGCCTTTGCCCTTGTAGTTGGACAGCGTTCTTTGGTGATTGATTTAGAAGGTCACGGACGGGAAGATATTTTAGAGGGGGTTGATCTTTCTCGGACTGTGGGTTGGTTTACGACTATTTTTCCAGTTAAGTTAACGCTTGGATTTGAGGATGATCCAGGTGTAGCGATTAAAACGATTAAAGAGCAGCTACGAACTATTCCTAATCGGGGAATTGGTTATGGTATTCTTCGTTATCTTAAGCAGGATAAAGCAATTGTCGCTTTACCTCAAGCTAGGGTGAAATTTAATTATTTGGGTCAGTTTGATCAAGTTCTGTCGGGTTCGTCTCTGTTGCGTCCGGCTTTTGAGTCGACTGGTTCTGCTCGGAGTTTACAATCAACCAGAAGTCATCCTTTAGAAATTAACGGAGCGATAAATAGAGGACAGTTACGGTTAACTTGGACTTTCTCCCTCAACATTAATCAACAAAAAACAATTGAAAAACTGGCTCAGTGTTATTTATCCCAATTGCGATCGCTTATTGCTCATTGCCAGTCTTCTGAAGCGGGGGGTTATACGCCTTGTGATTTTCCCCAAATGGATTTTACTCAAGAAGAATTAGAGCAATTTTTAACCGAGTTTGAATAA
- a CDS encoding non-ribosomal peptide synthetase, with amino-acid sequence MNTNTIENIYELSAMQQGILFHSLYETDFDSYCFQFCYTLCGKLNVSALEQAWQQVIERHTILRTSFHWEELEKPLQVVHPQVSIPLKQYDWSHLSSEEQQKQRAEFLKADHKRGFNFAEPPLMRLTLIKLAPETYLFVWSKHHLILDGWSTARVVKEVFESYEALMLGRDCPLSPSSPYSNYIDWVQQQDISQAEQFWRRNLKGFTAPTSLKANQSQRDSKASYYRERIELSLQTTEALQSLAKQHQLTLNTLVQGAYALLLSRYSGEEDVLFGSVVSGRPPELEGVESMVGLFINTLPVRVQVLPEMSLLDWLKQVQSQQLELRQYQYSPLVKVQAWSEIPSGVRMFESLVVFENYPLDRSLGSSGKSIEVKEAYSLQQPTYPLEIIATVDRQLYLIVNCDGRYFDSARASKILAHLKMLLKGMVANPHQRLGSLPLLTQTEQQHLQAWNNTKTPYPQQCIHQLFELQATQTPQSVAVIFQDQQLTYQELNERANQVANYLKHLGVGTEDLVGIYLFSSIEMIVGLLGILKAGGTYLPLDPSYPQQRLALMLEDAQISLLLTNNQLREQIPEFTGKTICLDGDWSKITEQNKENLLTQTTPDNLAYVMYTSGSTGTPKGVCIPHRGVVRLVKNNHYASLNSSEVFLQFASISFDAATFEIWGCLLNGARLVLFPEKEFTLSSLGKVVQDYEVTTLWLTAGLFHLMVDQQLESLRGLRQLLAGGDVLNPNHVRKFINQYKDCRLINGYGPTENTTFTCCYSITDDTQWETSVPIGYPIANTQVYVLDRYLRPVPIGIAGELYIGGEGLARSYWNRPDLTQERFIDNPFQPKTKLYKTGDLVCYRSDGTLEFLGRLDQQVKIRGFRIELGEIESTLSEHPAVAEVTLALKEDTKGEKRIVAYVVCHREKAVSVKDLRDFLQKVLPDYMLPSVFVFLDKLPLTSNGKVDRQALPVPDFTRPALSAEATAPRTPQEKQLAEIWANVMNLEQVGIHDNFFELGGHSLVAIQIISRIREVFAIDLGLNSLFETPTIAQLAQIIQITQNNTPILDKIVPISRDSYRQRRSQLHN; translated from the coding sequence ATGAATACTAACACAATTGAAAATATTTATGAACTCTCAGCCATGCAACAGGGAATACTGTTTCACAGCTTGTATGAAACAGACTTCGACTCTTACTGCTTTCAATTTTGTTATACTCTCTGTGGGAAATTGAATGTTAGTGCCTTAGAGCAAGCTTGGCAACAAGTTATAGAGCGACATACGATTTTACGCACCTCTTTCCATTGGGAAGAATTAGAGAAACCCTTACAAGTCGTACATCCACAAGTATCAATCCCCCTAAAACAATACGATTGGTCTCATCTGTCTTCAGAGGAGCAACAGAAACAGCGAGCAGAATTTCTTAAAGCAGACCATAAACGGGGCTTTAATTTTGCCGAACCTCCTCTAATGCGTTTAACTTTAATTAAACTTGCCCCAGAAACCTATCTATTCGTTTGGAGTAAACATCATTTAATACTTGATGGGTGGTCAACCGCCCGAGTTGTGAAAGAAGTTTTTGAGAGTTATGAAGCCCTCATGCTAGGTCGAGATTGTCCCTTATCTCCCTCAAGCCCTTACTCAAATTATATTGATTGGGTACAACAACAAGACATCTCCCAAGCCGAACAGTTTTGGCGGCGAAATCTAAAAGGATTTACTGCCCCGACTTCTTTGAAAGCTAATCAGTCTCAAAGGGATTCCAAAGCGAGTTACTATCGGGAGCGAATTGAACTTTCGTTGCAAACCACAGAAGCTTTGCAGTCATTAGCAAAACAACATCAGCTAACTTTAAATACCCTTGTACAGGGTGCTTATGCTCTATTGCTCAGTCGCTATAGTGGAGAGGAAGATGTTCTATTCGGCTCGGTGGTTTCTGGTCGTCCCCCTGAATTAGAGGGAGTAGAATCAATGGTCGGGTTATTTATTAATACTCTTCCGGTTCGGGTGCAAGTCTTACCTGAAATGTCCCTTCTCGATTGGCTTAAACAAGTCCAAAGCCAGCAGTTAGAACTCCGTCAGTATCAGTACAGTCCCCTTGTAAAGGTACAGGCATGGAGTGAAATTCCGTCAGGTGTGCGGATGTTTGAGAGTTTGGTCGTATTTGAAAATTATCCCCTCGATAGATCCCTAGGCTCATCAGGAAAGAGCATAGAGGTAAAAGAGGCTTATTCTCTCCAACAGCCGACTTATCCTTTGGAAATTATCGCCACCGTAGACCGCCAACTTTACTTAATTGTTAACTGCGATGGCCGGTATTTCGACTCAGCCAGGGCTAGCAAAATATTAGCTCATTTAAAAATGCTACTCAAAGGCATGGTTGCCAATCCTCATCAACGCCTTGGTTCATTACCTTTACTAACACAGACAGAGCAACAACACCTGCAAGCTTGGAATAACACTAAAACCCCCTATCCTCAACAGTGTATTCATCAGTTATTTGAACTTCAAGCGACTCAAACCCCTCAATCTGTGGCGGTTATTTTTCAAGATCAGCAATTGACCTATCAAGAACTTAACGAACGAGCCAATCAAGTTGCTAATTACCTAAAACACCTTGGGGTAGGAACTGAAGACCTCGTTGGAATTTATCTATTTAGCTCAATAGAAATGATAGTAGGACTGCTTGGCATCTTAAAAGCAGGTGGAACTTATTTACCTTTAGATCCAAGCTATCCTCAACAAAGACTCGCTTTAATGTTGGAAGATGCACAAATTTCTCTGTTATTAACTAACAACCAGCTACGGGAACAAATACCCGAATTTACCGGCAAAACTATCTGTCTCGATGGAGATTGGTCGAAAATAACTGAGCAAAATAAAGAAAATCTCTTAACTCAGACTACCCCCGATAATTTAGCCTACGTCATGTATACTTCCGGCTCAACAGGCACTCCTAAAGGGGTGTGTATTCCCCATCGTGGCGTTGTGCGGTTGGTAAAAAATAATCATTACGCTAGTTTAAATTCATCAGAAGTCTTTTTACAGTTTGCCTCGATTTCCTTTGATGCCGCTACCTTTGAGATTTGGGGCTGTTTGCTCAATGGTGCTAGGCTCGTTTTATTCCCCGAAAAAGAGTTTACTTTGTCATCCTTGGGGAAAGTTGTCCAAGATTATGAAGTAACAACTCTGTGGTTAACCGCCGGACTATTTCACTTGATGGTAGATCAACAACTCGAAAGCTTGCGAGGGTTACGACAACTTTTAGCCGGCGGAGATGTTCTTAATCCCAATCATGTTCGTAAATTTATTAATCAATACAAAGATTGTCGTCTAATTAACGGCTACGGGCCGACAGAAAATACTACTTTTACTTGTTGTTATTCGATAACTGATGACACTCAATGGGAAACCTCTGTGCCGATTGGTTATCCAATTGCTAATACTCAAGTTTATGTTTTAGATCGCTATTTACGACCTGTTCCCATTGGCATTGCAGGGGAACTTTATATAGGAGGAGAAGGATTAGCCCGTTCTTATTGGAATCGTCCTGACTTAACTCAAGAGCGATTTATTGATAATCCTTTTCAACCCAAAACTAAACTTTATAAAACAGGAGATTTAGTTTGTTATCGGTCTGATGGCACTCTAGAATTTTTGGGTCGTCTCGACCAACAGGTGAAAATTAGAGGCTTTCGTATCGAACTAGGAGAAATTGAATCCACTTTATCCGAACATCCTGCGGTAGCTGAAGTAACACTGGCTCTGAAAGAGGATACTAAGGGGGAAAAACGAATTGTTGCTTATGTGGTTTGTCATCGAGAAAAAGCCGTATCAGTGAAAGATTTACGAGATTTTTTGCAAAAAGTCTTGCCAGATTATATGTTACCTTCAGTGTTTGTATTTTTGGACAAACTGCCTCTAACCTCTAACGGCAAAGTAGACCGTCAAGCTTTGCCTGTTCCTGATTTTACTCGTCCTGCTTTATCTGCCGAGGCCACAGCACCACGTACTCCCCAAGAAAAACAACTCGCCGAGATTTGGGCTAACGTCATGAATCTTGAACAAGTCGGTATTCATGATAACTTTTTTGAATTAGGTGGACATTCTTTAGTCGCTATTCAAATTATTTCCCGTATCCGCGAAGTTTTTGCGATAGATTTAGGCTTAAATAGTTTATTTGAAACTCCAACAATTGCACAATTAGCCCAAATTATTCAAATTACTCAAAATAACACGCCGATTTTAGATAAAATTGTGCCCATTTCCCGTGACTCTTATCGTCAACGACGCTCTCAACTACATAACTAA